Proteins encoded within one genomic window of Brassica rapa cultivar Chiifu-401-42 chromosome A09, CAAS_Brap_v3.01, whole genome shotgun sequence:
- the LOC103842916 gene encoding vacuolar-sorting protein BRO1 encodes MASSALSNLMLAIHEKKTSSLDLYRPLRNYVTFTYSEREAQLIEDDLETLKQLRSDVERVPDPSPSARRDLLISYYKALCLVETRFPISPDQHHVNAVSFLWYDAFKQKQKASQQNIHLEKAAVLFNLGASYSQIALGCDRTTVEGRRQASHAFIGAAGAFAWVRDNESVKAMIGQSSTTVDVRVECVGMLERLMVAQAQECVFENTIAKGSTPGVSAKIASQAGIYYEEALAALIVSPLKDHFEKGWISHVQMKAALFYSEACYRYGMELHEKEEIAEEIARLRSGASRLAEAKKSSRGAPAQLVEAMNKLVANINCNLDRAVKENDRVYLMRVPSPASLSPLPTFSMVKPMNMTEILDASKEKMFAILVPDNSAKALSRYTEMVDDVIRTQAERLQQASELTRVRLKEMDLPDSILSVDGNSTLPADLKDDVEAVQISGGPAGLEGELQQLRDLKRVNQELLVQTEELLQKEATEDAQFRSQFGTRWTRPQSSTLTKNLQDRLNRFAANLKQAGESDVKIERSLRENSALMSILDRRPIEAAVPTLARPMMSLDATEDAIVGNLKQSLRQLENLGAQRAGLEDMLKEMKRKDDILPKLMTSTGSYEDMFRKEMSKYDHICQDISQNIEVQEQLLMQIQAQNEEFSTLFNLEDYKASREKCYKQIQAAISKYREIKENVNEGLKFYVTLQDAITNVKQQCGDFVMTRSIQCREMIEDVQRQMSGLSFQDHRSSGPYPSVHQRTASSSPPPPETQNPSHPHPHPHPQAPYYMPAEQQPRPGYTIPPYGPPPPYHTPHSQAPPQPYPPQAPQQPYPSWQQGPYYDPQGQQPRPPYTAQNPYPPPHQDGGYYRQ; translated from the exons ATGGCTTCCTCGGCTCTCTCTAACCTAATGCTCGCCATCCACGAGAAGAAAACTTCCTCACTCGATCTCTACCGCCCCCTCCGCAACTACGTCACCTTCACCTACTCCGAGCGCGAAGCTCAGCTCATAGAAGACGATCTCGAAACCCTCAAGCAACTCCGCTCCGACGTGGAACGTGTCCCCGATCCATCCCCCTCCGCACGGCGCGACCTTCTCATCTCCTACTACAAGGCCCTCTGCCTCGTGGAGACGCGGTTCCCGATCTCCCCCGATCAGCACCACGTCAACGCCGTCTCGTTCCTGTGGTACGACGCCTTCAAGCAGAAGCAGAAGGCCTCGCAGCAGAACATTCATCTGGAGAAAGCGGCTGTGCTCTTCAATCTCGGCGCTAGTTATAGTCAGATTGCGCTGGGGTGTGATCGGACTACTGTGGAGGGGCGGCGTCAGGCTTCGCATGCGTTTATCGGTGCGGCGGGGGCGTTCGCGTGGGTGAGGGATAATGAGTCTGTTAAGGCGATGATTGGGCAGAGTAGCACTACGGTGGATGTGAGGGTGGAGTGCGTGGGGATGTTGGAGCGGTTGATGGTGGCGCAGGCTCAGGAATGCGTGTTTGAGAATACTATTGCTAAAGGGAGTACTCCTGGTGTTTCCGCTAAGATTGCTAGCCAG GCTGGCATATACTACGAGGAAGCTTTGGCTGCTTTAATCGTTTCACCATTGAAGGATCATTTTGAGAAAGGTTGGATCTCTCATGTGCAGATGAAAGCAGCACTGTTCTATAGTGAAGCTTGTTATAGATATGGAATGGAGTTGCACGAGAAAGAGGAGATTGCGGAAGAGATAGCTCGGCTGAGGAGCGGAGCTAGCCGTTTGGCAGAAGCTAAGAAGTCTTCAAGGGGAGCTCCTGCGCAGCTTGTAGAAGCGATGAACAAATTAGTGGCGAACATTAATTGCAATTTGGATAGAGCTGTGAAGGAAAATGATAGAGTGTACCTTATGAGAGTTCCTTCTCCTGCTTCTTTGTCTCCGCTTCCTACCTTCTCAATGGTTAAGCCGATGAACATGACTGAGATATTGGATGCAAGTAAGGAGAAGATGTTTGCCATCCTCGTTCCGGACAACAGTGCAAAGGCTCTCTCTAGATACACTGAGATGGTTGATGATGTAATTAGGACTCAGGCGGAGAGATTACAGCAAGCAAGCGAGCTAACTCGAGTTAGGCTCAAGGAGATGGACCTTCCAGATTCTATTCTTTCTGTGGATGGTAACTCAACTCTTCCTGCTGATCTTAAAGACGATGTAGAGGCTGTTCAGATCAGTGGTGGTCCAGCTGGCTTGGAAGGTGAACTTCAGCAGCTTAGAGATTTGAAGAGGGTTAATCAGGAACTGTTGGTGCAAACCGAAGAGCTTTTGCAGAAAGAAGCAACTGAAGACGCTCAGTTCAGAAGCCAATTTGGGACACGGTGGACTAGGCCTCAATCTTCCACACTGACAAAGAACTTGCAGGATAGATTAAATCGGTTTGCAGCCAATTTGAAACAAGCTGGAGAAAGTGATGTGAAGATTGAGCGATCGCTGAGAGAGAACTCTGCCCTCATGTCCATTCTTGATCGACGGCCG ATAGAAGCTGCCGTCCCAACTTTAGCTAGGCCAATGATGTCGCTGGATGCAACAGAGGATGCTATAGTGGGAAATCTGAAGCAGAGTCTG AGGCAACTGGAAAATTTAGGTGCTCAGCGAGCTGGTCTTGAAGACATGCTCAAAGAGATGAAGAGAAAA GATGACATACTGCCAAAGCTGATGACGTCAACCGGCTCCTATGAAGATATGTTCAGGAAAGAGATGTCAAAGTACGATCACATCTGTCAAGATATTTCACAAAACATTGAAGTTCAAGAACAATTATTAATGCAAATTCAG GCTCAAAATGAAGAGTTCTCAACTCTTTTCAATCTTGAAGATTATAAAG CATCCAGAGAGAAGTGCTACAAGCAGATTCAAGCGGCTATATCCAAGTACCGAGAGATAAAGGAGAACGTCAATGAGGGCTTGAAGTTCTATGTCACTCTTCAA GATGCAATAACGAATGTGAAGCAGCAGTGCGGTGATTTTGTGATGACAAGGAGCATCCAGTGCCGAGAAATGATTGAAGATGTGCAACGACAGATGTCTGGTCTGAGTTTTCAGGATCATAGAAGCTCCGGTCCATACCCATCTGTGCATCAGCGAACGGCTTCAAGTTCGCCGCCTCCACCAGAAACTCAGAACCCATCTCATCCTCACCCACACCCACACCCACAAGCACCTTACTATATGCCGGCAGAGCAACAACCACGACCTGGCTACACTATCCCACCCTATGGTCCACCTCCACCATACCACACACCTCATAGCCAGGCGCCGCCACAACCATACCCTCCCCAGGCCCCGCAACAGCCTTATCCGTCGTGGCAACAAGGCCCGTACTATGATCCTCAGGGACAGCAGCCTCGGCCTCCTTATACTGCTCAAAACCCGTACCCGCCTCCTCACCAAGACGGTGGATACTACAGGCAGTAG
- the LOC103842917 gene encoding cytochrome b-c1 complex subunit 6, which yields MAEDEVVDPKKYLEESCKPKCVKPLLEYQACVKRIQGDDSGHKHCTGQYFDYWHCIDKCVAPKLFAKLK from the exons AT gGCAGAGGATGAAGTTGTTGATCCAAAGAAGTACCTTGAGGAATCTTGCAAACCAAAATGTGTGAAGCCGCTACTCGAATATCAG GCGTGTGTGAAGAGAATCCAAGGCGATGACTCTGGCCACAAGCATTGCACTGGCCAGTACTTCGACTACTGGCATTGCATTGACAAATGT GTTGCACCAAAGCTGTTTGCAAaactaaaatga
- the LOC103842918 gene encoding CDP-diacylglycerol--serine O-phosphatidyltransferase 1 isoform X3, whose amino-acid sequence MNGGGDVAESELDPWTAWAYKPRTISLLLIGACLLIWASGALDPESTTSEDIVTSVKRGVWAMIAVFLAYSLLQAPSTVLIRPHPAIWRLVHGLAVIYLVSLTFLLFQRRDDARQFMKFLHPDLGIELPERSYGADCRIYVPDHPTNRFKNLYDTVFDEFFLAHIFGWWGKAILIRNQPLLWVLSIGFELLELTFRHMLPNFNECWWDSIVLDILICNWFGIWAGMHTVRYFDGKTYEWVGISRQPNIIGKVKRTLGQFTPAHWDKDEWHPLQGPWRFIQVLTLCIIFLTVELNTFFLKFSLWIPPRNPVILYRLILWWLIAIPTIREYNSYLQDRKPVKKVGSFCWLSTGICIVELLICIKFGTGLYPTEMPLWVVTLWGSVGLGLVAFLLGWTWKIQRTLERKRR is encoded by the exons ATGAATGGTGGTGGTGATGTTGCTGAAAGTGAGCTTGATCCATGGACTGCATGGGCTTACAAGCCTCGCACTATCTCCCTTCTCCTTATTGGCGCTTGCCTTCTCAT TTGGGCAAGTGGAGCTCTTGATCCTGAAAGCACTACTTCTGAAGATATTGTCACATCTGTTAAAAG GGGAGTGTGGGCTATGATTGCTGTCTTTCTTGCTTACTCTTTGCTCCAGGCTCCTTCAAC GGTTCTAATAAGGCCACATCCTGCAATCTGGCGCTTAGTTCATGGATTGGCCGTCATTTACTTAGTTTCACTTACTTTTTTGCTCTTCCAG AGACGTGATGATGCTAGGCAGTTCATGAAGTTTCTCCACCCTGACCTTGGAATAG AACTTCCTGAGAGATCATACGGTGCTGATTGCCGTATTTATGTGCCTGATCACCCAACAAACAGGTTTAAAAATCTTTAT GACACAGTGTTTGACGAGTTTTTCTTAGCCCATATCTTTGGATGGTGGGGGAAAGCAATTCTTATCCGGAACCAGCCTCTTCTGTGGGTGCtttcaattggttttgagttatTGGAG CTTACTTTTCGGCACATGTTACCAAATTTCAACGAGTGCTGGTGGGACAGTATTGTTCTTGATATCTTGATATGCAACTGGTTTG GTATCTGGGCAGGGATGCATACAGTACGCTACTTTGATGGAAAAACATACGAGTGGGTTGGCATTAGTCGCCAGCCTAACATTATTGGCAAGGTGAAAAGGACACTGGGGCAGTTCACACCAGCTCACTGGGACAAAGACGAGTGGCACCCTCTGCAGGGACCTTGGCGTTTTATTCAAGTACTCACTCTTTGCATCATCTTCTTAACAGTGGAGCTGAACACATTCTTTCTCAAGTTCAGCCTCTGGATCCCTCCTCGAAACCCAGTGATTCTCTATAGGCTGATCTTGTGGTGGCTCATAGCGATTCCAACTATACGGGAATACAATTCATATCTCCAAGACCG GAAACCTGTAAAAAAGGTGGGATCATTCTGTTGGCTATCAACAGGGATATGCATAGTAGAACTTCTCATCTGCATCAAGTTTGGAACTG GATTGTACCCAACAGAGATGCCATTGTGGGTAGTGACACTTTGGGGAAGTGTGGGACTTGGACTTGTGGCCTTTTTGCTGGGTTGGACATGGAAGATACAGAGGACCTTAGAGAGAAAGAGACGCTAA
- the LOC103842918 gene encoding CDP-diacylglycerol--serine O-phosphatidyltransferase 1 isoform X2, translated as MEPNGYMKEETKRMNGGGDVAESELDPWTAWAYKPRTISLLLIGACLLIWASGALDPESTTSEDIVTSVKRGVWAMIAVFLAYSLLQAPSTVLIRPHPAIWRLVHGLAVIYLVSLTFLLFQRRDDARQFMKFLHPDLGIELPERSYGADCRIYVPDHPTNRFKNLYDTVFDEFFLAHIFGWWGKAILIRNQPLLWVLSIGFELLELTFRHMLPNFNECWWDSIVLDILICNWFGIWAGMHTVRYFDGKTYEWVGISRQPNIIGKVKRTLGQFTPAHWDKDEWHPLQGPWRFIQVLTLCIIFLTVELNTFFLKFSLWIPPRNPVILYRLILWWLIAIPTIREYNSYLQDRKPVKKVGSFCWLSTGICIVELLICIKFGTGLYPTEMPLWVVTLWGSVGLGLVAFLLGWTWKIQRTLERKRR; from the exons ATGGAACCCAATGGCTACatgaaagaagaaacaaagagaATGAATGGTGGTGGTGATGTTGCTGAAAGTGAGCTTGATCCATGGACTGCATGGGCTTACAAGCCTCGCACTATCTCCCTTCTCCTTATTGGCGCTTGCCTTCTCAT TTGGGCAAGTGGAGCTCTTGATCCTGAAAGCACTACTTCTGAAGATATTGTCACATCTGTTAAAAG GGGAGTGTGGGCTATGATTGCTGTCTTTCTTGCTTACTCTTTGCTCCAGGCTCCTTCAAC GGTTCTAATAAGGCCACATCCTGCAATCTGGCGCTTAGTTCATGGATTGGCCGTCATTTACTTAGTTTCACTTACTTTTTTGCTCTTCCAG AGACGTGATGATGCTAGGCAGTTCATGAAGTTTCTCCACCCTGACCTTGGAATAG AACTTCCTGAGAGATCATACGGTGCTGATTGCCGTATTTATGTGCCTGATCACCCAACAAACAGGTTTAAAAATCTTTAT GACACAGTGTTTGACGAGTTTTTCTTAGCCCATATCTTTGGATGGTGGGGGAAAGCAATTCTTATCCGGAACCAGCCTCTTCTGTGGGTGCtttcaattggttttgagttatTGGAG CTTACTTTTCGGCACATGTTACCAAATTTCAACGAGTGCTGGTGGGACAGTATTGTTCTTGATATCTTGATATGCAACTGGTTTG GTATCTGGGCAGGGATGCATACAGTACGCTACTTTGATGGAAAAACATACGAGTGGGTTGGCATTAGTCGCCAGCCTAACATTATTGGCAAGGTGAAAAGGACACTGGGGCAGTTCACACCAGCTCACTGGGACAAAGACGAGTGGCACCCTCTGCAGGGACCTTGGCGTTTTATTCAAGTACTCACTCTTTGCATCATCTTCTTAACAGTGGAGCTGAACACATTCTTTCTCAAGTTCAGCCTCTGGATCCCTCCTCGAAACCCAGTGATTCTCTATAGGCTGATCTTGTGGTGGCTCATAGCGATTCCAACTATACGGGAATACAATTCATATCTCCAAGACCG GAAACCTGTAAAAAAGGTGGGATCATTCTGTTGGCTATCAACAGGGATATGCATAGTAGAACTTCTCATCTGCATCAAGTTTGGAACTG GATTGTACCCAACAGAGATGCCATTGTGGGTAGTGACACTTTGGGGAAGTGTGGGACTTGGACTTGTGGCCTTTTTGCTGGGTTGGACATGGAAGATACAGAGGACCTTAGAGAGAAAGAGACGCTAA
- the LOC103842918 gene encoding CDP-diacylglycerol--serine O-phosphatidyltransferase 1 isoform X1 — translation MVVVMLLKVSLIHGLHGLTSLALSPFSLLALAFSFGQVELLILKALLLKILSHLLKGSLFLCFFIYFHLNLLLLTLYYVYRGVWAMIAVFLAYSLLQAPSTVLIRPHPAIWRLVHGLAVIYLVSLTFLLFQRRDDARQFMKFLHPDLGIELPERSYGADCRIYVPDHPTNRFKNLYDTVFDEFFLAHIFGWWGKAILIRNQPLLWVLSIGFELLELTFRHMLPNFNECWWDSIVLDILICNWFGIWAGMHTVRYFDGKTYEWVGISRQPNIIGKVKRTLGQFTPAHWDKDEWHPLQGPWRFIQVLTLCIIFLTVELNTFFLKFSLWIPPRNPVILYRLILWWLIAIPTIREYNSYLQDRKPVKKVGSFCWLSTGICIVELLICIKFGTGLYPTEMPLWVVTLWGSVGLGLVAFLLGWTWKIQRTLERKRR, via the exons ATGGTGGTGGTGATGTTGCTGAAAGTGAGCTTGATCCATGGACTGCATGGGCTTACAAGCCTCGCACTATCTCCCTTCTCCTTATTGGCGCTTGCCTTCTCAT TTGGGCAAGTGGAGCTCTTGATCCTGAAAGCACTACTTCTGAAGATATTGTCACATCTGTTAAAAGGTTCTCTTTTTCTatgcttttttatttattttcatttgaatcTATTATTACTTACTCTATACTATGTTTATAGGGGAGTGTGGGCTATGATTGCTGTCTTTCTTGCTTACTCTTTGCTCCAGGCTCCTTCAAC GGTTCTAATAAGGCCACATCCTGCAATCTGGCGCTTAGTTCATGGATTGGCCGTCATTTACTTAGTTTCACTTACTTTTTTGCTCTTCCAG AGACGTGATGATGCTAGGCAGTTCATGAAGTTTCTCCACCCTGACCTTGGAATAG AACTTCCTGAGAGATCATACGGTGCTGATTGCCGTATTTATGTGCCTGATCACCCAACAAACAGGTTTAAAAATCTTTAT GACACAGTGTTTGACGAGTTTTTCTTAGCCCATATCTTTGGATGGTGGGGGAAAGCAATTCTTATCCGGAACCAGCCTCTTCTGTGGGTGCtttcaattggttttgagttatTGGAG CTTACTTTTCGGCACATGTTACCAAATTTCAACGAGTGCTGGTGGGACAGTATTGTTCTTGATATCTTGATATGCAACTGGTTTG GTATCTGGGCAGGGATGCATACAGTACGCTACTTTGATGGAAAAACATACGAGTGGGTTGGCATTAGTCGCCAGCCTAACATTATTGGCAAGGTGAAAAGGACACTGGGGCAGTTCACACCAGCTCACTGGGACAAAGACGAGTGGCACCCTCTGCAGGGACCTTGGCGTTTTATTCAAGTACTCACTCTTTGCATCATCTTCTTAACAGTGGAGCTGAACACATTCTTTCTCAAGTTCAGCCTCTGGATCCCTCCTCGAAACCCAGTGATTCTCTATAGGCTGATCTTGTGGTGGCTCATAGCGATTCCAACTATACGGGAATACAATTCATATCTCCAAGACCG GAAACCTGTAAAAAAGGTGGGATCATTCTGTTGGCTATCAACAGGGATATGCATAGTAGAACTTCTCATCTGCATCAAGTTTGGAACTG GATTGTACCCAACAGAGATGCCATTGTGGGTAGTGACACTTTGGGGAAGTGTGGGACTTGGACTTGTGGCCTTTTTGCTGGGTTGGACATGGAAGATACAGAGGACCTTAGAGAGAAAGAGACGCTAA